From a single Brassica oleracea var. oleracea cultivar TO1000 chromosome C5, BOL, whole genome shotgun sequence genomic region:
- the LOC106295602 gene encoding B-box zinc finger protein 24-like isoform X1, protein MKIQCDVCENAPATVICCADEAALCPKCDVEIHAANKLASKHQRLHLNSLSTKFPRCDICQEKAAFIFCVEDRALLCRDCDESIHVANSRSANHQRFLATGIKVALSSSSCSKETDKNHQSEPSNNQQKAKEIPSQQQPSSASPLPWAVDDFFHFSDPEFTDKQKGQLDLGELEWFSDMGFFSDQINQETLPAAQVPELSVAHLGHVHSYRPMKSSVSYKKPRLEIRVDDEDDDEEHFIVPDLG, encoded by the exons ATGAAGATACAGTGTGATGTGTGTGAGAATGCTCCTGCGACGGTGATATGTTGCGCCGACGAAGCAGCTCTGTGTCCTAAATGCGACGTGGAGATTCACGCAGCTAACAAACTCGCCAGCAAGCACCAACGCCTCCATCTCAACTCTCTCTCCACCAAGTTCCCTCGTTGCGACATCTGTCAA GAGAAGGCAGCTTTCATTTTCTGTGTGGAGGATAGAGCTCTGCTTTGCAGGGACTGTGATGAATCTATCCACGTGGCTAACTCTAGATCTGCAAATCACCAGAGGTTCTTAGCCACTGGGATCAAAGTGGCTCTGAGCTCAAGTAGTTGCAGTAAAGAAACAGACAAGAATCATCAGTCCGAGCCTTCCAACAACCAACAGAAAGCTAAGGAGATCCCAAGCCAGCAACAGCCTTCTTCTGCTTCTCCTCTTCCTTGGGCTGTTGATGATTTCTTCCACTTCTCTGATCCTGAGTTCACCGATAAG CAGAAAGGCCAGCTTGATCTTGGGGAGTTAGAGTGGTTTTCAGACATGGGTTTCTTCAGTGATCAGATTAATCAGGAGACTCTTCCTGCAGCTCAAGTTCCGGAGCTTTCTGTTGCGCATTTAGGTCATGTTCATTCATACAGACCAATGAAGTCCAGCGTGTCATACAAGAAGCCGAGGTTAGAGATCAGAGTTGATGATGAGGATGATGATGAAGAGCACTTTATTGTCCCTGATCTAGGCTAA
- the LOC106292651 gene encoding uncharacterized protein LOC106292651 isoform X1 has protein sequence MANPEEEEGEEEKYESFLSRVRRTVYVDELTPHASKSVVESAFSQFGTVKEVIFLPNYLGPKELPTGVLIEMESEQKAKAVIETVSQFPFMVAGMPRPVRASAARPAMFSDRPKKPGRRIQFRWVDPSDDEFDKAQRVKRLVRKHTAEAAFMIKKQLEEAEELAKQQSETVTTHHKKFEMIDKLTYDGVAQELAGRYNMKCGPPHR, from the exons ATGGCGAATCCGGAAGAAGAAGAAGGAGAAGAAGAAAAGTACGAATCCTTTCTCTCTCGAGTCCGTCGCACTGTCTACGTAGACGAGCTCACTCCCCACGCCTCCAAATCCGTCGTGGAATCCGCCTTCAGCCAGTTCGGCACCGTCAAGGAAGTCATCTTCTTGCCTAACTACCTAGGCCCGAAGGAGCTTCCGACGGGTGTCCTCATCGAGATGGAGTCCGAGCAGAAGGCGAAGGCCGTGATCGAAACCGTCTCTCAGTTCCCCTTCATGGTCGCTGGGATGCCGAGACCCGTGAGAGCCTCTGCTGCTAGGCCCGCGATGTTTAGCGATAGGCCCAAGAAGCCCGGGAGGAGGATCCAGTTTCGTTGGGTGGATCCGAGTGATGATGAGTTTGATAAGGCCCAGAGAGTTAAGCGGCTTGTGAGGAAACATACTGCTGAAGCTGCGTTTATGATTAAG AAGCAGCTGGAGGAGGCGGAGGAGCTGGCGAAACAGCAGTCTGAGACGGTGACGACGCATCACAAGAAGTTTGAGATGATTGATAAACTTACGTATGATGGTGTTGCTCAGGAGCTGGCTGGCCGTTACAACATGAAGTGTGGTCCTCCTCATCGCTAG
- the LOC106292651 gene encoding uncharacterized protein LOC106292651 isoform X2 — translation MANPEEEEGEEEKYESFLSRVRRTVYVDELTPHASKSVVESAFSQFGTVKEVIFLPNYLGPKELPTGVLIEMESEQKAKAVIETVSQFPFMVAGMPRPVRASAARPAMFSDRPKKPGRRIQFRWVDPSDDEFDKAQRVKRLVRKHTAEAAFMIKLEEAEELAKQQSETVTTHHKKFEMIDKLTYDGVAQELAGRYNMKCGPPHR, via the exons ATGGCGAATCCGGAAGAAGAAGAAGGAGAAGAAGAAAAGTACGAATCCTTTCTCTCTCGAGTCCGTCGCACTGTCTACGTAGACGAGCTCACTCCCCACGCCTCCAAATCCGTCGTGGAATCCGCCTTCAGCCAGTTCGGCACCGTCAAGGAAGTCATCTTCTTGCCTAACTACCTAGGCCCGAAGGAGCTTCCGACGGGTGTCCTCATCGAGATGGAGTCCGAGCAGAAGGCGAAGGCCGTGATCGAAACCGTCTCTCAGTTCCCCTTCATGGTCGCTGGGATGCCGAGACCCGTGAGAGCCTCTGCTGCTAGGCCCGCGATGTTTAGCGATAGGCCCAAGAAGCCCGGGAGGAGGATCCAGTTTCGTTGGGTGGATCCGAGTGATGATGAGTTTGATAAGGCCCAGAGAGTTAAGCGGCTTGTGAGGAAACATACTGCTGAAGCTGCGTTTATGATTAAG CTGGAGGAGGCGGAGGAGCTGGCGAAACAGCAGTCTGAGACGGTGACGACGCATCACAAGAAGTTTGAGATGATTGATAAACTTACGTATGATGGTGTTGCTCAGGAGCTGGCTGGCCGTTACAACATGAAGTGTGGTCCTCCTCATCGCTAG
- the LOC106295602 gene encoding B-box zinc finger protein 24-like isoform X2, which yields MKIQCDVCENAPATVICCADEAALCPKCDVEIHAANKLASKHQRLHLNSLSTKFPRCDICQEKAAFIFCVEDRALLCRDCDESIHVANSRSANHQRFLATGIKVALSSSSCSKETDKNHQSEPSNNQQKAKEIPSQQQPSSASPLPWAVDDFFHFSDPEFTDKKGQLDLGELEWFSDMGFFSDQINQETLPAAQVPELSVAHLGHVHSYRPMKSSVSYKKPRLEIRVDDEDDDEEHFIVPDLG from the exons ATGAAGATACAGTGTGATGTGTGTGAGAATGCTCCTGCGACGGTGATATGTTGCGCCGACGAAGCAGCTCTGTGTCCTAAATGCGACGTGGAGATTCACGCAGCTAACAAACTCGCCAGCAAGCACCAACGCCTCCATCTCAACTCTCTCTCCACCAAGTTCCCTCGTTGCGACATCTGTCAA GAGAAGGCAGCTTTCATTTTCTGTGTGGAGGATAGAGCTCTGCTTTGCAGGGACTGTGATGAATCTATCCACGTGGCTAACTCTAGATCTGCAAATCACCAGAGGTTCTTAGCCACTGGGATCAAAGTGGCTCTGAGCTCAAGTAGTTGCAGTAAAGAAACAGACAAGAATCATCAGTCCGAGCCTTCCAACAACCAACAGAAAGCTAAGGAGATCCCAAGCCAGCAACAGCCTTCTTCTGCTTCTCCTCTTCCTTGGGCTGTTGATGATTTCTTCCACTTCTCTGATCCTGAGTTCACCGATAAG AAAGGCCAGCTTGATCTTGGGGAGTTAGAGTGGTTTTCAGACATGGGTTTCTTCAGTGATCAGATTAATCAGGAGACTCTTCCTGCAGCTCAAGTTCCGGAGCTTTCTGTTGCGCATTTAGGTCATGTTCATTCATACAGACCAATGAAGTCCAGCGTGTCATACAAGAAGCCGAGGTTAGAGATCAGAGTTGATGATGAGGATGATGATGAAGAGCACTTTATTGTCCCTGATCTAGGCTAA
- the LOC106295600 gene encoding probable fructokinase-2 gives MTSKPLNHVLHPYINYTNLRSLILISIVFLLRSLEHKLELVPMASNLDKGLIVSFGEMLIDFVPTQSGVSLAESTGFLKAPGGAPANVAIAVTRLGGRAAFVGKLGDDEFGHMLAGILRENGVEDKGINFDKGARTALAFVTLRSDGDREFMFYRNPSADMLLRPDELNLELIRSAKVFHYGSISLITEPCRSAHLKAMEVAKEAGALLSYDPNLREPLWSSPEEARTQIMSIWDKAEIIKVSDVELEFLTQNKTIDDESAMSLWHPNLKLLLVTLGEKGCRYYTKGFHGSVEAFDVNAVDTTGAGDSFIGAFLSQIVDDQTVLEEEERLRKVLRFANACGAITTTKKGAIPALPSECDALSLLKDK, from the exons ATGACTTCAAAACCTTTAAACCATGTCTTACACCCTTATATAAACTACACTAACCTTCGTTCACTTATCCTCATCTCTATTGTCTTCCTTCTCAGATCTCTCGAACACAAACTAGAACTCGTTCCAATGGCGTCAAACCTAGACAAAGGCCTCATCGTGAGCTTCGGCGAGATGCTCATTGACTTCGTCCCCACGCAATCCGGCGTTTCCCTCGCTGAGTCCACCGGATTCCTCAAAGCTCCAGGCGGTGCTCCCGCCAACGTCGCCATTGCAGTCACGCGTCTCGGTGGTCGAGCAGCTTTCGTTGGAAAGCTCGGTGATGATGAGTTCGGACATATGCTTGCCGGAATCTTGAGGGAGAACGGTGTTGAAGACAAGGGGATCAACTTCGACAAGGGAGCTAGAACCGCACTCGCTTTCGTCACGTTGCGTTCAGACGGGGACAGAGAGTTTATGTTTTACCGTAACCCGAGCGCCGACATGCTTCTCCGACCAGATGAACTCAACCTCGAACTAATCAGATCG GCCAAAGTGTTTCACTATGGATCAATAAGTTTGATAACGGAGCCATGCAGGTCGGCTCACTTGAAAGCAATGGAAGTGGCGAAAGAAGCTGGAGCTCTTCTTTCCTACGACCCTAACCTAAGGGAACCTCTTTGGTCATCCCCTGAAGAAGCTAGGACACAGATCATGAGCATCTGGGACAAGGCTGAGATCATCAAGGTCAGCGACGTCGAGCTAGAGTTCCTTACCCAAAACAAAACGATCGATGATGAGTCAGCGATGTCTCTGTGGCATCCGAATCTGAAGCTCTTGCTTGTTACCCTCGGTGAAAAGGGGTGTCGTTACTACACTAAG GGTTTCCATGGATCCGTTGAGGCTTTTGATGTGAACGCGGTGGATACTACCGGAGCTGGAGATTCATTCATCGGCGCGTTTCTAAGCCAGATTGTTGATGATCAGACTGTACTCGAG GAGGAAGAGAGGTTGAGAAAAGTGCTGAGGTTCGCAAACGCTTGTGGAGCCATCACGACGACCAAGAAGGGAGCCATTCCAGCTCTTCCTTCAGAGTGTGATGCTCTCTCTCTTCTTAAAGACAAATAG